In Novosphingobium sp. MMS21-SN21R, a single genomic region encodes these proteins:
- a CDS encoding glycosyltransferase encodes MVENLPLPFDRRVWQEARTLKAAGALVSIICPTGKGYEKRFEVIDGIDIHRHPLPIEASGARASCWNMARRCSGKRFWHGRSTSRAGST; translated from the coding sequence GTGGTCGAAAACCTGCCTTTGCCGTTCGACCGGCGGGTGTGGCAGGAGGCGCGGACGCTCAAGGCGGCGGGCGCACTGGTTTCGATCATCTGCCCGACGGGCAAGGGCTACGAAAAGCGCTTCGAGGTCATCGACGGGATCGACATCCACCGCCACCCACTGCCGATTGAGGCAAGCGGAGCGCGGGCTTCCTGCTGGAATATGGCGCGGCGCTGTTCTGGGAAACGGTTCTGGCATGGAAGATCTACTTCACGCGCGGGATCGACGTGA
- a CDS encoding UDP binding domain-containing protein, translating to MLRSNDAHKHHQFLHVTKGVAPGGRVLLVGLAFKADTDDLRESPAVDMARKLLDAGYALDIYDPQLKPESLVGQNLGYAYAILPSIDGLLVDKATAETRDYAVVVSTNRLIKDLTLAPPASST from the coding sequence TTGCTGCGCAGCAATGACGCGCACAAGCATCACCAGTTTCTTCACGTGACCAAGGGCGTCGCGCCCGGCGGACGGGTCCTGCTGGTCGGGCTGGCATTCAAGGCCGACACCGACGACTTGCGTGAAAGCCCGGCGGTGGACATGGCGCGCAAGCTGCTCGATGCCGGATACGCGCTCGACATCTACGATCCGCAGCTGAAACCTGAGAGTCTCGTCGGGCAGAACCTTGGCTACGCTTATGCGATCCTGCCTTCGATCGACGGATTGCTGGTCGACAAGGCGACTGCCGAAACCCGCGACTATGCCGTCGTGGTATCGACTAACAGACTGATCAAAGACCTGACCTTGGCGCCGCCCGCATCGTCGACGTGA
- a CDS encoding nucleotide sugar dehydrogenase gives MKIAILGLGYVGCTAAGCIASQGHEVLGIDVSPAKVETLNSGKSPVYEPGLDDLISKARAEGRLEAVTEIGDKLDDCDIAIVCVGTPSGVDGAHNMSYIVQVTRAIAASIKPDRKGPLTVVYRSTMRPGTTEQMIQPIFRSLLGERSDDLVELVYNPEFLREATAIDDYFNPPKIVLGTIDGTPSEKMVALHEGIEAPIFHVGIREAEITKFVDNTWHAVKVAFANEVGRVCQNIGISARQVHQIFVSDTKLNISPYYTRPGGPFGGSCLPKDVRGPAAYCGRYRIADASVRLIAAQQ, from the coding sequence TTGAAGATTGCCATTCTCGGCCTCGGCTACGTGGGTTGCACCGCAGCAGGGTGTATTGCAAGTCAGGGGCATGAAGTTCTCGGAATCGACGTAAGTCCCGCCAAGGTGGAGACCCTCAATTCCGGCAAGTCACCGGTCTATGAGCCGGGATTGGACGATCTGATCAGCAAGGCCCGCGCGGAAGGGAGGCTCGAAGCCGTCACCGAAATCGGCGACAAGCTGGACGATTGCGATATCGCGATTGTCTGCGTCGGCACGCCAAGCGGCGTCGATGGCGCCCACAACATGAGCTACATCGTCCAGGTGACGCGGGCCATCGCCGCCTCGATCAAGCCCGACCGCAAGGGACCGCTGACCGTTGTCTATCGTTCTACCATGCGGCCCGGAACGACCGAGCAGATGATCCAGCCGATCTTCCGTTCGCTGCTGGGCGAGCGCTCGGACGACTTGGTCGAGTTGGTCTACAATCCCGAATTTTTGCGCGAAGCCACGGCGATCGACGATTACTTCAACCCGCCCAAGATCGTGCTTGGCACGATTGACGGCACGCCATCGGAAAAGATGGTTGCGCTGCACGAGGGGATTGAGGCACCGATCTTCCATGTCGGCATTCGCGAAGCCGAGATCACCAAGTTCGTCGACAACACCTGGCACGCCGTCAAGGTAGCGTTCGCTAACGAGGTTGGCCGGGTATGCCAGAACATCGGCATTTCTGCGCGGCAGGTCCACCAGATCTTCGTTTCCGACACCAAGCTCAATATCTCGCCTTATTACACCCGTCCCGGCGGACCGTTCGGTGGATCATGTCTGCCCAAGGACGTGCGCGGCCCTGCAGCATATTGCGGCCGATACCGGATCGCAGACGCATCTGTTCGACTCATTGCTGCGCAGCAATGA